From Chloroflexota bacterium, one genomic window encodes:
- a CDS encoding VWA domain-containing protein yields the protein MSGQRLRMAGGIFAIIAALLWVSVASAGSISLVSPTSVSAAASLRTPDDVPLIRINEVAPNPSSGQHEWVELYRPRVSYDIFFPRFLNAASGGASAGSVRSSRGVGSPLRTALDISGWQISDQDGHSYTIPDALPPVPQGAFVLIYFDGAGPGADDYNFSDGKAVLHTPSGLVDIFEDSADQVALYTGSSHTPDTLVDFVAYGGDPGEEAADALEAGLWPVEGYAGPTEQIPGGDVLTQGGSIGVYPGEILHSPEAWVIYAPSQTSPGDENPAPAPYFRNPPDGIATTDHQITFGWSNVPDAVGYRLEVDDDPNFGSPELAVNVSVSWYKPTTPLPDGTFYYRVKARRSDGSESGWSATGQVTFITVVASAAPSDQVVLGVTPQLQHKDSRMICLDGHDETGQHRWDSAHEDDGDWTVGNGNAVRGEPHDDMYCTRAAISMIVDYFGGHLSQDRISYFHFGGGAPEDDLGHGTGLWPCESGSWGTGDCVFGWALNGTAPTSSRGKPSFNQVRNWIDAGRPILIVENGDSHSVVMDGYDTNGNLAHRVDPWTGTASWVSWNTWNVTEYHVPPAGASVRSDEASLSADTDGDGIVDFDESNRFHTSPTSPDSDGDWVPDKADLREYIFTNAGAYNLRNADMDGDGLRKEVDPDNDDDGSVDGCEDTNYNGKYEAALGETDNFNAASHQDCVPQFEILQPTQASPTNAGAHDSPDKILVQVKTATPPASPVTYTPGDFDVEIGGRTGTVVAVYRVADTHFLVVSPPTQSSADYYDLKVTLQGSQSDTETRAVYYLPKLRADQVLIIDRSGSMNDYDKIDAAKNAARAFIDHANVGDMIGVASFASSAGVNYALTTITGDPEWNAAKTAVNGLSASGSTALGQGAQAGYNELSSKGQSDHDWAMVLLSDGMENVAPYWSDSSVSGVIVPSRVVVHTVALGYDADETLLSSIAGQTGGTFYAAGTDVLPSSASGATVASSPEAPLVPEIPSTLPNRLADIYKSIAEQIGHQQRLWERTGTLIGRETFEVTVEKGVPEAIFTVNWDSDRLPVTMELQDPDGDLVKPGYPDMTHQTDATHDQYRIRRPKPGVWVVTLTAQEKVSNYLFMLSAWSPTTMHLAFGVPASEMSTGVPIPILVVLTDRKPIIGAEVTALVQGPDADLIEVLRLYDDGAHGDGKPKDGVYGNLFTQAQQPGAYVVKAAARGVNNQGERFERYRTGSFYVRPRAAYIWREDLATAKAYKQLLESDAFVVDLIPQGDAIFKTLWRRYSLIVIGPDTGEGREWGTQDMVNTLLEYRIPVLGVGEGGYAFFGKAQLTIGFPNGWHGGERRTLAVDAAHQVWHSPYAIPLGKGRLAEVYEKTGHIGIYIPRPSKDITLIGREPGNETHYNIVQQAGRFLLWGFKAGPSSMTEDGRHLFINIARYLAGM from the coding sequence ATGAGTGGCCAACGTTTACGGATGGCAGGCGGTATCTTCGCCATCATCGCCGCGTTGCTGTGGGTCAGCGTGGCGAGTGCGGGCTCTATCAGCCTGGTATCCCCCACCTCAGTTTCAGCAGCCGCTTCGCTGCGGACACCGGATGACGTGCCTCTGATCCGCATCAACGAGGTCGCTCCGAACCCGTCGTCCGGGCAGCATGAATGGGTCGAGCTGTATCGCCCACGGGTGTCCTATGACATCTTCTTCCCACGGTTTCTGAACGCCGCGTCGGGTGGCGCCAGCGCTGGATCGGTGCGATCCTCCCGGGGCGTTGGATCCCCTCTCCGCACCGCTTTGGATATCAGCGGCTGGCAGATCAGCGATCAGGATGGGCACAGCTACACCATCCCCGACGCTCTCCCGCCGGTCCCTCAGGGGGCCTTCGTGCTCATCTACTTCGATGGCGCCGGCCCCGGCGCAGATGATTACAACTTTAGCGACGGCAAGGCCGTGCTACACACACCTTCTGGCCTGGTCGATATCTTCGAGGATAGCGCCGATCAGGTCGCGCTGTATACCGGCAGCAGCCACACACCCGATACGCTGGTCGACTTCGTCGCCTACGGCGGCGATCCGGGTGAGGAGGCGGCTGATGCCCTGGAGGCCGGCCTGTGGCCTGTTGAAGGCTATGCTGGCCCTACGGAGCAAATCCCCGGCGGCGATGTGCTCACCCAGGGCGGCTCCATCGGCGTCTACCCCGGCGAGATACTCCACTCGCCGGAGGCTTGGGTCATCTATGCTCCCTCACAGACGTCGCCCGGGGACGAGAACCCCGCCCCGGCCCCCTACTTCCGCAACCCACCCGATGGCATCGCCACCACCGATCATCAGATCACCTTCGGCTGGTCCAACGTGCCCGACGCGGTCGGCTACCGCCTGGAGGTGGATGACGACCCGAACTTCGGATCGCCCGAGCTCGCCGTGAATGTGAGCGTCTCCTGGTACAAACCGACCACGCCGCTCCCCGATGGGACCTTCTACTATCGGGTCAAGGCCCGGCGTAGCGATGGCAGCGAGAGCGGGTGGTCCGCCACGGGACAGGTCACCTTCATCACCGTGGTCGCCTCCGCCGCGCCATCCGACCAGGTCGTGCTCGGCGTCACGCCTCAGCTTCAGCACAAGGACTCCCGCATGATCTGTCTGGATGGGCATGACGAGACGGGACAGCACCGCTGGGATTCGGCGCATGAGGACGACGGCGACTGGACGGTCGGGAACGGCAACGCAGTGCGCGGCGAGCCGCACGATGACATGTACTGTACGCGTGCCGCCATCTCCATGATCGTGGACTACTTCGGCGGCCATCTTAGCCAGGATCGCATCTCCTACTTCCACTTCGGAGGCGGCGCGCCGGAAGATGATCTGGGTCATGGCACCGGGCTGTGGCCGTGTGAATCCGGCTCCTGGGGCACCGGCGATTGCGTCTTCGGCTGGGCGCTCAACGGCACGGCGCCTACGTCGAGTCGCGGCAAACCGAGCTTCAACCAGGTCCGGAACTGGATCGACGCCGGCCGGCCTATCCTCATCGTCGAGAACGGCGATTCGCATAGCGTTGTCATGGACGGATATGACACCAACGGCAACCTGGCCCATCGCGTCGACCCCTGGACGGGGACGGCGTCGTGGGTCTCCTGGAATACATGGAACGTCACCGAGTATCACGTGCCGCCGGCGGGCGCCTCGGTCCGCTCCGATGAGGCATCCCTCTCCGCGGACACCGACGGTGACGGCATCGTGGACTTCGACGAGAGCAATCGCTTCCACACGAGTCCTACCTCGCCCGATAGCGATGGGGACTGGGTGCCGGACAAGGCGGACCTTCGGGAGTACATCTTCACCAATGCCGGCGCCTACAACCTGCGCAACGCCGACATGGACGGAGACGGGCTGCGCAAGGAGGTGGACCCTGACAACGACGACGACGGCTCCGTGGACGGCTGCGAGGACACCAACTACAACGGGAAGTACGAGGCGGCGCTGGGCGAGACGGACAACTTCAACGCGGCCAGCCACCAGGATTGCGTCCCGCAGTTTGAAATCCTCCAGCCCACGCAGGCGAGTCCCACCAACGCGGGCGCTCACGATAGCCCGGATAAGATCCTGGTCCAGGTGAAGACGGCCACCCCGCCCGCCTCGCCGGTGACCTACACGCCCGGTGATTTCGACGTCGAGATCGGCGGCCGGACGGGCACCGTCGTGGCTGTGTACCGGGTCGCGGATACGCACTTCCTGGTGGTGAGCCCGCCGACGCAGTCATCGGCCGACTACTACGATCTGAAGGTGACCTTACAGGGATCGCAGAGCGACACGGAGACCCGGGCGGTCTACTATCTGCCCAAGCTGCGGGCCGACCAGGTGCTGATCATCGACCGGTCGGGCAGCATGAATGATTACGACAAGATAGACGCGGCCAAGAACGCGGCGCGTGCCTTCATTGATCACGCCAATGTGGGAGACATGATCGGTGTCGCCTCCTTCGCCTCCTCGGCCGGCGTCAACTACGCGTTGACCACGATCACCGGTGATCCGGAGTGGAACGCGGCGAAGACGGCGGTGAATGGCCTCTCGGCCAGCGGGTCGACCGCCCTGGGGCAGGGGGCGCAGGCTGGCTACAACGAGCTCAGCAGCAAGGGGCAGAGCGATCATGACTGGGCCATGGTGCTGCTGAGCGACGGTATGGAGAACGTGGCGCCTTACTGGTCCGATTCGTCGGTGAGCGGGGTGATCGTCCCCTCTCGCGTCGTGGTGCACACGGTCGCGCTGGGTTATGATGCGGACGAGACGTTGCTCTCGTCCATCGCCGGGCAGACGGGCGGCACCTTCTACGCGGCGGGGACGGACGTCTTGCCTTCATCGGCATCAGGCGCAACGGTGGCATCGTCGCCGGAGGCGCCGCTCGTGCCGGAGATACCCAGCACGCTTCCCAACCGTTTGGCCGATATCTACAAGTCCATCGCCGAGCAGATCGGGCATCAGCAGCGGTTGTGGGAGCGGACGGGGACGCTCATCGGGAGGGAGACCTTTGAGGTGACGGTGGAGAAGGGGGTGCCAGAGGCGATCTTCACCGTCAACTGGGACAGCGATCGGCTGCCAGTCACCATGGAACTTCAAGATCCAGATGGGGATCTGGTGAAGCCGGGGTACCCGGACATGACCCATCAGACGGATGCCACCCACGATCAGTATCGGATCCGGCGCCCCAAGCCGGGGGTTTGGGTGGTGACCCTGACCGCTCAGGAGAAGGTGTCGAACTACCTGTTCATGCTCTCCGCCTGGTCGCCGACGACGATGCATCTGGCCTTTGGCGTGCCGGCGAGCGAGATGAGCACCGGGGTCCCCATCCCGATCCTGGTCGTCCTGACCGACCGCAAGCCGATCATCGGGGCGGAGGTGACGGCGCTCGTACAGGGGCCGGATGCGGACCTGATCGAGGTGCTGCGGCTGTATGATGACGGCGCGCATGGGGATGGCAAGCCGAAGGATGGCGTTTATGGGAACCTGTTCACTCAAGCGCAGCAGCCGGGGGCTTACGTGGTCAAGGCCGCGGCGCGAGGCGTGAACAACCAAGGGGAGCGCTTCGAGCGGTATCGCACGGGGAGCTTCTATGTGCGGCCGCGAGCGGCCTACATCTGGCGGGAGGACCTGGCCACGGCCAAAGCGTACAAACAGCTGCTGGAGTCCGACGCCTTCGTCGTCGACCTGATCCCACAGGGGGATGCCATCTTCAAGACCTTGTGGAGGAGGTACAGCCTGATCGTGATCGGGCCGGACACAGGGGAGGGCCGTGAGTGGGGAACCCAGGACATGGTCAATACGCTTTTGGAGTACAGGATCCCGGTGTTGGGCGTGGGCGAGGGGGGATACGCCTTCTTCGGCAAGGCCCAGCTGACCATCGGCTTCCCCAACGGCTGGCATGGAGGCGAGCGCCGCACGCTGGCCGTGGACGCCGCGCATCAGGTGTGGCATAGCCCTTATGCCATTCCTCTGGGCAAGGGCCGCTTGGCTGAGGTGTACGAGAAGACGGGCCATATCGGGATCTATATCCCACGGCCGTCTAAGGACATCACGCTGATCGGCCGGGAGCCCGGGAACGAGACGCACTACAACATCGTGCAGCAGGCGGGTCGCTTCCTGCTGTGGGGATTCAAGGCGGGCCCGTCGAGTATGACGGAGGATGGGCGACATCTGTTCATCAACATCGCCCGCTATCTGGCGGGCATGTAG
- a CDS encoding zinc-binding dehydrogenase, with product MAATMKALRKTASGVGHVELCEVPVPEIGPKDVLMKVYAAGVCGSDLLIQEDRHFYRAPVTLGHEFSGIAYKVGREVTRVKEGDKIVADIECGEGQWLGVTIDGAYAPYMQVPEHVIYRVPDHVSLDHACLAEPIVATHHLIQERAQVKVGDDVVVVGPGPMGIMAVQYAKVCGARRVFLIGLKSDQKRLEIGRQVGADYILYSEEGPEKTVMEVTGGKGAEFVLECSASEKGVQHAIDCARKAYEGPGGKGVVVFISLWGREVTVNLDQVSLGQLDIRGSWSWNGSETWEHAIDLLDRGVFDLDPMITNHYALEEWETAFANLRAKRDVKALIHPSGRDWAS from the coding sequence ATGGCAGCGACGATGAAGGCTCTGCGAAAGACGGCTAGTGGTGTGGGGCACGTGGAGCTGTGCGAGGTGCCGGTTCCGGAGATCGGCCCCAAGGACGTGCTCATGAAGGTCTACGCCGCGGGCGTCTGCGGCAGCGACCTGTTGATCCAGGAGGATCGCCACTTCTATCGGGCGCCGGTGACGTTGGGACATGAGTTCTCCGGCATCGCTTACAAGGTGGGCCGGGAGGTCACCCGCGTCAAGGAAGGTGACAAGATCGTGGCCGATATTGAGTGTGGCGAGGGCCAGTGGCTGGGCGTTACTATCGACGGCGCCTATGCGCCGTACATGCAGGTGCCGGAGCACGTGATCTATCGGGTGCCCGATCACGTCTCGCTGGATCACGCCTGCCTGGCCGAGCCCATCGTCGCCACGCATCACCTGATCCAGGAGCGGGCGCAGGTCAAGGTGGGCGATGACGTGGTGGTGGTCGGCCCTGGCCCCATGGGCATCATGGCCGTGCAGTACGCCAAGGTATGTGGCGCTCGACGGGTGTTCCTGATCGGACTCAAGAGCGACCAGAAGCGGCTGGAGATCGGCAGGCAGGTCGGCGCCGATTACATCCTCTACTCGGAGGAGGGGCCGGAGAAGACCGTCATGGAGGTCACCGGCGGGAAGGGCGCCGAGTTCGTGCTGGAGTGCTCGGCTAGCGAGAAGGGCGTCCAGCATGCCATCGACTGCGCCCGCAAGGCGTACGAGGGCCCCGGCGGCAAGGGGGTGGTCGTCTTCATCAGCCTGTGGGGCCGCGAGGTCACGGTGAATCTGGATCAGGTGAGCCTGGGACAGCTCGATATCCGGGGCAGTTGGAGCTGGAATGGTTCGGAGACCTGGGAACACGCCATCGATCTGCTGGATCGTGGCGTCTTCGATCTGGACCCCATGATCACGAACCATTACGCGCTGGAGGAGTGGGAGACGGCCTTCGCCAATCTACGGGCCAAGCGGGATGTGAAAGCGCTGATCCATCCCAGCGGACGAGATTGGGCGAGTTGA
- a CDS encoding Gfo/Idh/MocA family oxidoreductase, with protein sequence MIRIGIVGCGRILNAHLQGYKALRERGIDNFRITALVARREEDARMFLRRGEGPPPRPPVLPPETGDPLAAPHTYLSDFQDDVDVQIYTDYREMIERAPVDAVNDFTTLSMHHQVGEAALAAGKHLLTQKPLAISVRAGRLLVDMARERGLTLGVFENARQGRFTRAVGWAVRKGLIGRPQMAVIGSLGGLWSPDRVVADTPWRHRKLEAGGGGSVDIGVHHFHILRYAFGEVAWVSAVTRTFEPVRYRRNAAGEVIEAVEADVDDTYLAVVGFEAGALAQMLWSWAMRGEPLEIPGTPAFYGSEGCIKGGELIYDDGRRESLLDRFETEMTPEEREQFFPLGLTDSFAIQQLDWLRAIEEGRDPETSGEEGLRDLACAFALLESATLGQRVTLEDVLSGEVEAYQEEINEHYAIRNT encoded by the coding sequence ATGATCCGCATCGGCATCGTGGGATGTGGACGTATTCTGAATGCGCATTTGCAGGGGTATAAGGCTCTTCGGGAGCGAGGGATCGACAACTTCCGCATCACGGCGCTGGTGGCCCGGCGAGAGGAGGACGCTCGCATGTTCCTCCGTCGAGGCGAGGGTCCGCCGCCGCGGCCGCCGGTGCTTCCCCCGGAGACGGGCGATCCCCTGGCGGCGCCGCACACCTACCTGAGCGACTTCCAGGACGATGTGGATGTTCAAATCTACACCGACTACCGGGAGATGATCGAGCGGGCGCCGGTGGACGCGGTGAACGATTTCACCACGCTGTCTATGCATCATCAGGTGGGCGAGGCGGCGCTGGCCGCGGGCAAGCATCTGTTGACCCAGAAGCCGCTGGCCATCTCTGTGCGGGCCGGTCGGCTTCTAGTGGACATGGCGCGAGAGCGAGGGCTGACGTTGGGCGTGTTCGAGAACGCCCGCCAAGGGCGGTTCACCCGGGCGGTGGGCTGGGCCGTGCGGAAGGGGTTGATCGGCCGCCCGCAGATGGCCGTGATCGGGTCGCTGGGCGGGCTGTGGTCGCCTGATCGCGTCGTGGCGGATACGCCGTGGCGTCATCGCAAGCTGGAGGCGGGCGGCGGCGGGTCAGTCGATATCGGCGTGCATCATTTCCACATCCTCCGCTACGCCTTTGGCGAGGTGGCGTGGGTCAGCGCCGTGACGCGCACCTTCGAGCCCGTGCGGTACCGCCGGAACGCGGCCGGAGAGGTGATCGAGGCCGTGGAGGCCGACGTGGATGACACTTATCTGGCCGTGGTCGGGTTCGAAGCCGGCGCGTTGGCCCAGATGCTCTGGTCATGGGCCATGCGGGGCGAGCCGTTGGAGATCCCCGGCACGCCCGCTTTCTACGGCAGCGAGGGGTGCATCAAGGGCGGCGAGCTGATCTATGATGATGGGCGGCGCGAGTCGCTTCTGGATCGGTTCGAGACGGAGATGACGCCCGAGGAGCGGGAGCAGTTCTTCCCCCTGGGCCTGACCGATTCCTTCGCCATCCAGCAGCTCGACTGGCTGCGGGCCATCGAGGAGGGGCGCGATCCGGAGACCAGCGGCGAGGAGGGGCTGCGCGACCTGGCATGTGCCTTCGCCCTGCTGGAATCGGCGACGCTGGGGCAACGCGTCACGCTGGAGGATGTGCTGTCGGGCGAGGTGGAGGCGTACCAGGAAGAGATTAACGAGCATTACGCAATACGCAACACGTAA
- a CDS encoding glycoside hydrolase family 5 protein — translation MFLGLALVLVIGLSLGCAVPGESAGDRDRVGLSPVVLYSTGEGPAATPGGRRITLPLLLVGELRPTATPSPTLAPTPTPGPSPTVRPGWDKWSLWVGGTHLRGANIYQRRVYPELDGLEFMGPGPVGPPYIQADFDRLAALGANYVNISHPGLFTEKPPYTVDPGVQANLDRLLSMIARADMFAVISFRTGPGRAEFSVCCLEDVGTWYDASYLNDSMWQDQEAQDAWVAMWRYTAQRYKDNPIVVGYDLMVEPNSNEVGSDAIHDALNIWDPEEFYAKYGGTLYDWNQLYPRIVAAIRQVDPDTPILIGAMSYSAIEWLPYLQPTGDRRTIYTVHQYEPFVYTHQEPPLTNTYPGTFDADWDGEPERVDRDWLDGLLSTIDTFTNTHGVQVAVNEFGIMRWEPGAATFMDDQMGLLERRGLNHALWVWDPSWRPWAEEVDAFNFRHGPDPGHHADVPSSDLMDVILKYWGYNEIRPSQWSGTPHP, via the coding sequence ATGTTTCTGGGGCTGGCGCTGGTCCTGGTGATCGGCCTATCCCTGGGATGTGCCGTGCCCGGCGAAAGCGCCGGCGATCGGGATCGCGTGGGGCTCTCGCCCGTGGTCCTGTACTCCACCGGGGAGGGGCCGGCCGCCACCCCAGGGGGACGACGCATCACCCTTCCTCTGCTTCTCGTGGGCGAACTGCGGCCCACCGCCACGCCGTCCCCGACGCTTGCGCCCACCCCTACACCGGGGCCGTCTCCTACCGTCCGGCCGGGGTGGGACAAGTGGAGCTTGTGGGTGGGGGGTACCCATCTGCGCGGTGCGAACATCTACCAGCGCCGGGTCTATCCGGAGCTGGATGGCCTGGAGTTCATGGGGCCGGGTCCCGTCGGCCCGCCTTACATCCAGGCGGATTTCGATCGGCTGGCCGCACTGGGCGCCAACTACGTGAATATCTCCCATCCGGGCCTGTTCACCGAGAAGCCGCCTTATACCGTGGACCCGGGCGTCCAGGCCAACCTGGACCGCCTGCTCTCCATGATCGCCCGGGCGGACATGTTCGCCGTCATCTCGTTTCGGACCGGGCCCGGACGGGCGGAGTTCAGCGTCTGCTGTTTGGAGGATGTGGGGACCTGGTATGACGCCAGCTACCTCAACGATTCCATGTGGCAGGACCAGGAGGCGCAGGACGCCTGGGTGGCCATGTGGCGTTATACGGCCCAGCGTTATAAGGACAATCCCATCGTCGTCGGCTATGACCTGATGGTCGAGCCGAACTCCAACGAGGTGGGCAGCGATGCCATCCACGACGCGCTGAACATCTGGGACCCCGAGGAGTTTTATGCGAAGTATGGGGGGACGCTGTATGACTGGAATCAGCTCTACCCCCGCATCGTGGCCGCTATCCGCCAGGTGGATCCCGATACGCCCATCCTGATCGGCGCCATGAGCTACAGCGCCATCGAGTGGCTGCCTTATCTGCAGCCCACAGGGGACCGGCGCACCATCTATACGGTGCATCAGTACGAGCCGTTCGTTTACACCCACCAGGAGCCCCCCCTTACGAACACGTATCCGGGGACGTTTGATGCCGATTGGGATGGCGAGCCCGAGCGGGTGGATCGGGACTGGCTGGATGGCCTGCTCTCGACGATCGACACGTTCACGAACACCCACGGCGTCCAGGTGGCGGTGAATGAGTTCGGCATCATGCGCTGGGAACCCGGCGCGGCCACCTTCATGGACGATCAGATGGGGTTGCTCGAACGGCGAGGGCTGAACCACGCGCTGTGGGTGTGGGATCCTTCGTGGAGACCGTGGGCGGAGGAGGTGGATGCCTTTAACTTCCGGCATGGCCCCGACCCCGGCCACCACGCCGACGTCCCTTCCAGCGACCTGATGGATGTGATCCTCAAATACTGGGGGTATAATGAGATCCGCCCGTCGCAATGGAGTGGAACGCCCCATCCTTAG
- a CDS encoding glycerophosphodiester phosphodiesterase, whose amino-acid sequence MDIPPPLVIAHRGASSLAPENTLAAARKAWEIGADLWELDVSVTADGELILMHDDTLKRTCNAEMVFPGRSPWQVWEFTLEEIQRLDCGSWFNRRDPFGQIEAGNVSRADMDAYIGERAPTLRQALEFTREHDWRVNVELKRQPTDELGRVIVEKAVALIEELGMDDGRQVVISSFEHDYLRMVKELNARIPTQAITSKPIRDLPAYLAALGADACNPKVTAWSYERLAELREQGVVFNVWTVDDELTMKALINTGVHGIITNYPQILVRLLERV is encoded by the coding sequence ATGGATATCCCTCCACCATTGGTGATCGCTCACCGGGGTGCGAGCAGCCTGGCTCCGGAGAACACCCTGGCTGCGGCTCGCAAGGCGTGGGAAATCGGCGCTGACCTGTGGGAGCTGGACGTCTCCGTCACCGCCGACGGCGAGCTCATCTTGATGCACGATGATACGTTAAAGCGCACCTGCAATGCGGAGATGGTCTTCCCCGGACGCTCGCCCTGGCAGGTGTGGGAGTTCACGCTGGAGGAGATCCAGAGGTTGGACTGCGGCTCCTGGTTCAACAGACGGGATCCCTTTGGGCAGATCGAGGCGGGAAACGTCTCCCGGGCCGATATGGACGCATACATCGGAGAGCGGGCGCCCACCTTGCGTCAGGCGTTGGAGTTTACCCGCGAGCATGATTGGCGAGTGAATGTTGAGCTCAAGCGGCAGCCCACCGACGAGCTCGGCCGGGTGATCGTGGAGAAGGCCGTCGCCCTGATCGAGGAGCTGGGCATGGATGACGGCCGGCAGGTCGTTATCTCGTCCTTCGAGCACGATTACCTGAGGATGGTCAAGGAGCTGAACGCTCGTATTCCCACGCAGGCGATCACCAGCAAACCCATTCGCGATCTCCCGGCGTATCTGGCGGCGCTGGGGGCGGATGCTTGCAACCCGAAGGTCACGGCCTGGAGTTATGAACGGCTGGCGGAGTTGCGAGAGCAGGGGGTTGTCTTCAACGTCTGGACGGTGGATGACGAGCTGACGATGAAAGCGTTGATCAACACGGGCGTACACGGCATCATTACCAACTACCCACAGATCCTGGTGCGCCTTTTAGAGCGCGTCTAA
- a CDS encoding ABC transporter substrate-binding protein translates to MNRRTVTRVIVLTVIVAMASMLVACAGMPAAPQAPAAPKGPVKIVYWRSLTGAKGEAQDELVRRFNESQNEVEVDVQFQGAYGELVQKLQAALAANEVPDVVLLDSPFVVLFAKDGVLVPLDDFVADPDTGLDIDNMLSGLISDCYYQEKLYALPLMRSTPLLYYNRDMFKEVGLPDRVPDTWDEFREFSKVLTKEEDGQIVRQGVSFTMGRTSAHWYFQAAIYSFGGEVSDEDFNILLEEPEAVAAAQFWQDLVFKDKTAKPGIDEGGSHGDFLNRRVGMVFASTGSMSGLMRKADFEVGAGMIPKQVRRMVPVGGSVIAMISKDAAKQKAAWEFMKFMVSPESNYYVVEQTGYLPTSQATLEYPPMVEYFEKYPERKVALEQLKYARPQASVISLPRGTEILRQAVEKLLVGGIPAPQVMAEAAEELRVEYEETFK, encoded by the coding sequence GTGAACCGACGGACTGTCACCCGGGTCATTGTGTTGACCGTGATCGTGGCGATGGCCAGCATGTTGGTGGCCTGCGCGGGGATGCCTGCGGCGCCTCAGGCGCCTGCCGCTCCCAAGGGGCCGGTGAAGATCGTCTACTGGCGCAGCCTGACCGGGGCCAAGGGAGAGGCCCAGGATGAGTTGGTCCGACGATTCAACGAATCGCAGAACGAGGTAGAGGTCGACGTTCAGTTCCAGGGTGCGTACGGTGAGCTGGTGCAGAAGTTGCAGGCTGCGCTGGCGGCCAACGAGGTGCCCGATGTGGTGCTGTTGGACTCGCCCTTCGTCGTTCTGTTCGCCAAGGATGGCGTCTTAGTCCCCCTGGACGACTTCGTGGCGGATCCGGATACGGGCTTGGATATCGACAACATGCTGTCCGGCCTGATCTCGGACTGCTACTATCAGGAGAAGCTCTACGCGTTGCCCCTCATGCGCAGCACACCCCTGCTGTACTATAACCGGGACATGTTCAAGGAAGTGGGATTGCCCGATCGGGTGCCCGACACCTGGGACGAGTTCCGAGAGTTCAGCAAGGTCCTGACCAAGGAGGAAGATGGCCAGATCGTCCGCCAGGGCGTCTCTTTCACGATGGGACGTACCTCGGCTCACTGGTACTTCCAGGCGGCCATCTATTCCTTTGGCGGCGAGGTGTCGGATGAGGACTTCAACATCCTGCTGGAGGAGCCCGAGGCGGTGGCGGCGGCTCAATTCTGGCAGGACCTGGTGTTCAAGGACAAGACAGCGAAGCCGGGCATCGACGAGGGCGGCTCTCACGGCGACTTCTTGAACCGCCGGGTGGGCATGGTCTTCGCCTCCACCGGCAGCATGTCCGGCCTCATGCGGAAGGCGGACTTCGAGGTGGGCGCCGGGATGATCCCGAAGCAGGTGCGGCGGATGGTCCCGGTGGGTGGCTCGGTCATCGCCATGATCTCCAAGGACGCGGCGAAGCAGAAGGCGGCGTGGGAGTTCATGAAGTTCATGGTGAGCCCGGAGAGCAACTACTACGTGGTTGAGCAGACGGGATATCTGCCGACCAGCCAGGCAACTCTCGAGTATCCGCCCATGGTGGAGTACTTTGAGAAGTATCCGGAGCGCAAGGTGGCTCTGGAACAGCTCAAGTATGCCCGGCCGCAGGCCAGCGTGATCTCACTGCCTAGGGGCACGGAGATCTTGCGCCAGGCGGTGGAGAAGCTGCTGGTGGGCGGTATCCCCGCGCCACAGGTGATGGCGGAGGCCGCGGAGGAGTTGCGGGTCGAGTACGAGGAGACATTCAAGTAA